A region of the Bryobacteraceae bacterium genome:
GCCGGTCCTCACACCCGGACCGATGTCGCTTCCAGCGTGTGGATGTGCCCCGGCGGCACGTTCATCAACAGCGGCGACCTCTACGAGACGAAGCTGACCAACTGCGCCGCGTACCTGTTCCAGCAGCAGAATGTGGCCACGGCAGTGGATGTGTTCGGGCTAAAGAGTGAAGTGGTGGTGGCGAAGAACAAGAGCGAAGCGATCCAGACCAAGCTCCAGAACCTCTCCAACAAGATGGTCGCCGGCCTCCGCAACACGGCCCAAGCCACTTGCATCGCCATCCATCTCATGCGCTCCGACATGACCGGCGCCCATCCGGAAGTCCGCGCCGTGCGGCCGGCGGTCGGCTGTGAAATCAGCGCGCCTCCATCATCCATACCGGGAGTCCAGTGAGCCTATGACCGACTTCACGGAAGCCAGCCGCGACCAGGGATCCCAGACACGAAACCCGTGGTGGCCTTTCCTCCGCGCCGACAGCCTCGTCGGCTCCTCCATGTTTTGGCTGCCCGTGTCGAACTTCCCTGTCCGCACCCAGGAGAAGCAGTGGCTGCTCGGGTTCTTTGCGCTGTTCACCGAGGGTTTGAAAAAGACGCTGGAATTCCGCCAGGAAAACTTCCTGAATTTCGATTATATCTACCCGCACTTGCAGGACCTTTTCCTGCGCCACACCCTGGAATTCAATCCGGTCACCGGAATGCTCGTGGAGCCGTCGAAGCCGCCCTTCCGCCCGCCGAGCGAGGAGGAGCTCCGCGAAATCATGGAATCGGGCGACGCCTCGAAGATCCGCAACGCCCCCAAGAACATCGCCTACTGGCTGGCCAAGAAGAAGGGGCCCCGCCAGCTGGAGGTGTTCTTCGGCTACGGCGCCATGGTCTGCCTGTGGCTTCCGGTCACCGACGAGACACGCCCGCCCGACTTCCGCCTCCCGAAAAAGGCGCTCAAGAATCCTGCCTTTGCCGGACTCGACCTCGAGGCGGAAATCGAACTCACTTACTCGCTCCGGGATTCATTCCTGAGGAATAGCAAGCAGGTGTTTGTTCCTGATCTCGCCAGCGATCCCCAGTATGGCGGCATGCCTTTCGCCGTCCCTCTCCTCACACCGCAGGACATCTTTTACGCCCGCGGCGAGCAGCGGGAAGCATGGCTCCAGTTGTTCGGGGCTTACGCGGCGGAAAGCCGGGCGGATCAGGGCATTGTCCTCTGGGGGCTCAAAGAGATCGAACCGGTCATTCTGGAGTGCCTTGCTATCCTCCACGGACAGGACCTCAAATATCCCACTGTGCCGCAGCCATGACGAAATTCCCCTGGCATCCCGCCGCGACCACGCTGCCCTCTCCCGAGGGCTGGGACCTCCATCTCCTTCGCTATCCAAAGGCGGTTCCGCTCGAAGACGCGGACCGCGCCCTGCTGCGCGGGATTCTCGATCGGCTGCTGGCTGAGACCGCGAAGGACTATCCCGGCTTTCACTCCTACGGGCTGGTTCAGTACAACCAGCTCAACCGCGGCAACGCGTACCACGTCATGGGGGACAAGTTCCTGGCCTGGGGGATGGACGCCGGCCTCGGCTACTGGCCGCACCGGGAGCCTCCCGCATTGTGGACCGAAGAGGATTTCACTGAACTCGACATCGGTGAAATGCCGCGGCCATTGATGCACCAGGTCTTCGGCATCAATAAGGGACTGCCCGCCATTCAGGAAGCCTTCGATCTGCTCGCCGGCCTTGGCCCCATGGTGTTCACTCTGTCCGAGGACTCGGTCCAGAAGGTGAAGGAACGCGCCACCGCCCTGTTCCGGCCGCTCATCGAGGAGCCGGCGCTGCGGATGTTCGCATACTATTACCCGCTGCTGTGCACCGCGACGTACAACGCGAAGTATGCGGACAAGCTTGACGAGTGGACCTGCGGCATTCATTTCTTCCTCCGCGAAAGCCCCGAGGAAAACGGCATCTTCATCGCCTCCAGGCGCCCGCTCGAACGGGTCTGGAAGGCCACGGGCGCCGTCGAGTCCGCGCCCGGCGTCTGGACGTGGCCGGCCCAACCGCCGGAGAAGGCAAGAAAGCAGGATGGACCCGATGAACCCCAGTGATCTGAAACTCCGAAGCGTCAACTGGGAGCATGGCATGCTCCTCACGCCGGATCATTTTCTCCGGCAGGAACGCTATTTCGACTCCCTGTTTTTGTGGATCCTGCGTTACATGACCAACGCGCGGGGCCTGGTCGGCCCGGGCCCGCGCGTGCCCGAAAACGAGATCGGCGCAGCGCGTTACGATCCGGTGGTCAGCCTGCACGAGGACGAAGAGCAGCTCACGATCACCGTCTCCCAGTGCCGCGGCATCACGGCTGCGGGCTGCATCATCGACATCGACCCCTCGAGCCCGGTTTCGCGAAGCTTCCCGAGGGCGGACCTGGAAGGAGTGCAGGAAGCGCCCGTCTACATTCTGGCGACGCCGCACGAGAAGTCCCCGGCCGAAGGGGAAACGGACGAGTTCAACCCGCAGATGCAGACTGAGCGCCAGTGGGACTACCGCATCAGCCTCCAGCCTTCGGCCGACTCGATTCCCTACGCGTTGGCCGCCGCCCGCATCCGCCGCCAGCGCTACGGGGCCGGTTACGAAAAGGACCCGTCTTACATTCCGCCCTGCACGACCATGGCTTCTCACAGCGAACTGGCGGCAGGTTACCGCAAGATCGTCGAGGAGGTCACCTTCCTTGCCGAGCGGTACGCCGAGTTGCACCGCGCGATGCGCGAGTACCTGATCCTCTTTACCGAGCGCGGCATCGAAACGGAGGTCGACACGCAGACGGTACAGTTCGTCGACCGCATGGTGGCCGCGCTTCAGGACGTCGTGTACGAGCTGCTCGATTACGCACAGCCGCCTCAGCGATTTTTCGGCGAGTTGCGCAAATTCCTGCACTCGGCGGCGGTGTATTTCGATCTCACGCCCGGCTTGCAGACCTATTACGACACGCTCAAGGAAGTGGGCGAAACGGAATTCATCCAGCTCATCAACCAGCAGAAGCGGATTCTCAGAATGACGCGCACCTGGCGGGTACAGGATGATCTCGGCGTTGAGGTGCGCTCGGCGCTGGCCTCGCTGGCGGCGTTGCAGCGGCTGGAGCGCGCGCTCGAGGGCAAGTACGTTGACTTCCGCGTCAGTCCGCAACTGGAGGCGATGAACTTCGTCTTCGACCGCGGCGGCAACGTGCTCTACAAGCTGGCGGCCAAGCCGAGCCGGGTGCAGGGTGTCGGCGACGACATGGTCACCTTCTTCAGCCAGCTCCGGCTGGAGGGCCGGGACAAATACCGGCTGATCCTTGTGGGCGAGCAGAACGCGACTTTCGAAAAAGGAACGCGAATTCCCGCGGAAATCCGCATCAATGAAGGCAGCGGTTTCCAGCGGGCGCCGCTGAACCTGGTGAGCGAGGCCGTCATCGACGGCCAGACCAATTTCGAGTTCGATTTCGAAGCGCCGGACGTGCCCACCATCACCGACGTCCGCGTGGCCGTGCCGGCGCACATTCCGATCCGCACCGCGCTGCTGTTTACGCGCCACCGCTTCTACGCGGGCCGAGCGCAGGAGCCTTCAGCGCGGCCGGTGCAGCCGATCGAGCGGGCGCCGGAGCAGGCGCCCGCGCCTCCGCCGCCCTACGCGGCGCCGCCGCAGGGCGCGCCGCCCTATGCCGCGCCTCCGGCGGCCGTTCCGCCTTACCAGCCGCAGCAGGGTGCGCCGCCGCCTCCCTATGGGTCGCCACCCCAGGCTCCGCCCTACGGGCCCCCGCGCGGCGCGCCTCCCCCGGCGGCGCCGCCCTTCCAGCCGCCGCCTCCGCCACCGCCGCCGGAGGAGCCGAAGCGCGGCGGGGCGCCGTGGGAGTTCTTCCGACGGGCCACGGGAGCGCCCCCGCCGCCGGAGCCGCCAGTGACGCCGCCCCAACCGCCGCCACGGCAGCCCGGTCCGCCGCGGCCTCGCTTCGACCAGGGTGAGGAACCGCCTCCGCCGCCGCCTCCACGCCGGCGAAGGCTCGAATAGGATTTTCGGGCCGCCCGGCGCGGCGGCCCGTGCGGGAGCCTGAACTTCATCTGAACCGTTGCCCGAAACTTTCCAGGAGGAAGCCAGTGGCCATCAACCTCGACAAGATCTCGAACGAACTCGAGGACGCACTCGAACGTTCGCGCCTGCTCGCCGAGCAGCGAAAGCAGGCGCAGATCACTCCGCTGCACATGCTATACGTGCTGCTCGACGCCGAATCGCCGCTCGCCGCGGTGCTCGACAAGGCCGGCATTGCGGTCGACGCGCTGCTGGAAACCTTCGCCACGCGGCTCAACACCGAGCGCAACGCTCCGCTGGAGCCTGGGCGCAGGCCCACGGCGAGCTCCGCGCTGCGCAATCTCATTGAGAAATCGTTTGAGATGATGGAGCGGCGCGGCGCCGAACGGGCCGAACCGATCGACTTCATCATGGCCGCGGTGGAATACGGCGAAGAGGCGCTCCGCGGCGACCTCCGCCAGAACGGCCTCACCCGGCAGGCGATTGAAAAGACCGTGGAGACGCGCGCCGAAATCGGCGAGACCCTGGGCGAAAAACAGGCCGGCCGTTCCATGCCCGGCGCCGTCCCCAAGGCGCTGACCGGCGGCAAGCTGCTCGAAAAGTACGGCCGCGACCTCACCGCCGCGGCCTCGCGCGGCGAGCTGATGCCGGTGATCGGCCGCGACGACGAGATCCGCCAGGTCATCCAGACCCTGTTGCGCAAGAGCAAGAACAATCCGGTGGTGGTGGGCGAGCCGGGCACGGGCAAGACGGCCATCGCCGAAGGACTGGCGCAGCGCATTGCCGCCGGCGACGTGCCCGAGTCGCTCAAGAAGTGCAAGGTGATCGCGCTCGATTTGACGGCGATGGTCGCCGGGGCGAAGTACCGCGGCGAGTTCGAGGAGCGTATCAAGGGCGTGGTGGACGAAGTGCGCGCGCGGAAGGGCGAAATCATCCTGTTTCTGGATGAGCTGCACACGCTCGTCGGCGCCGGAGGCACCGAAGGCGGCATGGACGCGGCCAACATCCTGAAACCCGCGCTGGCGCGCGGCGAGCTGCGCTGCCTCGGCGCGACGACGTTCGATGAGTACCGGGAAAAGATCGAGAAGGACGGCGCGCTGGCCCGCCGCTTCGACGTGGTGCAGATCCGCGAGCCGAACGACGAGATGATGATGGTGATGCTGCGCGGGCTGCGGCCGCGCTTCGAGGCCTTCCACGGCGTCAAGCTCACCGACGATGCGCTTCAGGCGGCCATCAAGCTCAGCCGGCGTTACATCCGCGGCCGCTGGATGCCGGACAAGGCGATCGACGTCATCGACCAGGCCTGCGCGCGCATCCGCATGCAGAAGGAATCCAAGCCGACGCACATCGACCAGAAGGAGCGCTTGCTGTTGCGCAAGAAGGCGGAGCTGGAAGCGCTGGAATCGTCGGCTTCCACGCCCGCCGCGCTGCGCGCCGTCGAGGCACTGCGCGCCGAGATTGCGGTGCTGGAGCCGCAGGTGACCCGGCTGGTCGAGGACTGGAACAGCCAGAAGAACGCCCTGGACATGTTGCAGAAGACGAAGCAGGCCATCCAGGAGCAGACGGCGGCGCTCGAAGCGGCCGAGAAGGCGGGCGACATCACCAAGGCGGCCGAGATCCGCTACGGGTCGCTGAAGTATCTGGAACAGCAGCTTGCCGACCTGGAAAAGCAGACCGCCGGCGTCTCGCTGGTTCCCGACACCGTGCTGCCCGAGCACGTGGCCGAGGTGATCGCCGACATGACGGGCATTCCGTCGAGCCGGATGATGGAGAGCGAACGGGAACGGCTGATGAAGCTGGAAGAGCGGCTCAAGGAGCGCGTCTTCGGGCAGGACGAGGCGGTGAACGCCGTGGCCGATGCGGCCCGCCGCATGCGCGCCGACCTTCAGCCCGGACGCAAACCGAACAGCTTCCTGTTTGTCGGCCCCACGGGCGTCGGCAAGACCGAGCTGGCCAAGGCGCTCGCCGAGGCGCTGTTTGATGACGAGAACGCGCTGATCCGGATCGACATGGGCGAGTACAAGGACAAGAGCTCGGTCTCCGGCCTCATCGGCAGCCGCCCGGGCCTGGTCGGCAGCGAGGAGGGCGGTTTTCTTACCGAACAGGTGCGGCGCAACCCATATTCGATCGTGTTGTTCGATGAGGTGGAGAAGGGCGCGCCGGAGATCCTGGACCTGCTGCTGGGCGTGCTCGACGAAGGCCGCCTCACCGATGCCAAGGGCCGCTTCTGCGATTTCTCGAACACGATCGTGCTGTTCACCTCGAACCTCGGAGTGCGCGAAGCGATCGAGGCCAGCGATGATCCGGAGGTGCAGAAGCAGGTGATCGTCGAGGTCGTGAAACGGAGCCTGCGGCCGGAGCTGTACAACCGCATCGGCCAGGTGATCACCTTCAATCCGCTCACCGAGCGCGAGCTGGAGGCGATCGTGATGAAGAACTTCAATCAGGTGAAGAAGAAGCTGGCCGAGGATCGCGAGATCGGGCTTGAAATGACGCCGGCTGCGCTCGGCTACCTGGCCAGGGAGTCTTACGATCCGGCCTATGGCGCGCGGCCGGTGCAGCGCACGATGCAGCAGCTCGTGCTTTCGCCGTTGGCCAGCATTCTGCTGTCTGGCGAGGCCCAGGCCGGCCAGACGATCCGCATCGACTATGATCCGGGCGTCGAGAAGGTGATCGAAGGCGCCGAGGGAACCGAGCCGGTCACGGTGCGCGAAGGCGAGGGATTGACCTTCAGCGTGATTTCGGCGGATTCGTGAAAACGAAGGTCCCGCTGGCGGCGGATTGAGTGCGCGAAATCCGTTATTGAGTGCGGAGGCCGCCGGCGCGGGCCGGTACGAGGAACTGCAATGAAACGGTGGATCGCCATTCCGGTTGCGGCGCTCCTTTTCGGGTGGCTGCCCGCACAGGTGCCGCCTCCTGAAGAGGGCTGGATCGTGCTTCACGACGGCGAGTCGCATTTCGGGTGGACGCCTGCGGGCGCCGCCTGGGCGGCGGCGCGGGGCGTTCTCGTGGCCGAGGGCGGTGCCGGACAGTTGCGGTCGAACACGCCCTTTGGCGATTTTCTGCTGCGCTTTGAGATCCGCGCCGAAAAGAACGCCTCCGGGGCGCTCTATGTGCGCGCTGCGCGAGACGGAAATCCGAAGGAGACCGGGTACGGAATCGAATTTTCTGCGCTCGCATCCACGGCGTGGACGCCAGTGGAAATCGAGGCCGTCGGCGGGGGTGTGGGTGTGCGCGCCGGCGGGCGGATGATTGACCATTCGACGACGCCTGTGGCCCCGGCGGGTTTTTTCATCCTCGATGCACGGGGCGGCGGGCGCGTGGAGATCCGCAACATGCGTCTGCGGCTGCTGAAGCCGGATCTCCTGTTCAACGGAACGGACCTTTCCGGATGGAAATCCACCGGGGAGCCGGCGAAACAGAAGAGCGGGCTGGGCCGGCTGTTCGGCGGGGGCAAGCCGAAAGAGGCGAAGTGGACAGTGGTGCGCGGCATGATTCACGGCTCGGACGGCCCCGGGCAACTGGAGTCGCTGCTCCAGTTCGGCGATTTCATCTTCCAGGCCGACGTTCGTATCAACTCGAAGCGCGCGGACCAGCGGCGCCGTTACGCGATTCTGTTCCGCGGCGACCCGGGCCAGTTGGGTTCGGGCTATGAGGTGAACATCCAGCCGGGCGCGACCGGAGCGCTGATGGGCCTGACCACCGCCCGCCGCAACATCGGTGCGGCGAACCAGTTCGTCACCGTCACGATTGCCGCACATGGACGTCACATCCAGGTGTGGGCCGATGGCGTCGCCGTGACCGATTTCAATGATGCGCGCCCTGAAGGCACGAATCCCAAAAAGGACGCGCGCAGCACACCCGGCGTCATCGCCTTTTACACGCCGGAAGATGACGCCGATATCGACATCCGCAACGTCCGCGCCGTGCAGCTTCCGAAGACGTTCGGGCTCGGGCCGAAGAAGCAGGAGATCACTGTCCTGCCCCAGGCGCCCGTGGCGCCCGCAATTCCCTCGCTGCCTGCCGCGGCGCCAGCCGCTCCGGACACCGGCGCCGCCGCGCTGCAACAGCAGCTCCAGCAGCAGCAGCTCGCCCAGATGAAGCAGGAGC
Encoded here:
- the clpB gene encoding chaperone protein ClpB; the protein is MAINLDKISNELEDALERSRLLAEQRKQAQITPLHMLYVLLDAESPLAAVLDKAGIAVDALLETFATRLNTERNAPLEPGRRPTASSALRNLIEKSFEMMERRGAERAEPIDFIMAAVEYGEEALRGDLRQNGLTRQAIEKTVETRAEIGETLGEKQAGRSMPGAVPKALTGGKLLEKYGRDLTAAASRGELMPVIGRDDEIRQVIQTLLRKSKNNPVVVGEPGTGKTAIAEGLAQRIAAGDVPESLKKCKVIALDLTAMVAGAKYRGEFEERIKGVVDEVRARKGEIILFLDELHTLVGAGGTEGGMDAANILKPALARGELRCLGATTFDEYREKIEKDGALARRFDVVQIREPNDEMMMVMLRGLRPRFEAFHGVKLTDDALQAAIKLSRRYIRGRWMPDKAIDVIDQACARIRMQKESKPTHIDQKERLLLRKKAELEALESSASTPAALRAVEALRAEIAVLEPQVTRLVEDWNSQKNALDMLQKTKQAIQEQTAALEAAEKAGDITKAAEIRYGSLKYLEQQLADLEKQTAGVSLVPDTVLPEHVAEVIADMTGIPSSRMMESERERLMKLEERLKERVFGQDEAVNAVADAARRMRADLQPGRKPNSFLFVGPTGVGKTELAKALAEALFDDENALIRIDMGEYKDKSSVSGLIGSRPGLVGSEEGGFLTEQVRRNPYSIVLFDEVEKGAPEILDLLLGVLDEGRLTDAKGRFCDFSNTIVLFTSNLGVREAIEASDDPEVQKQVIVEVVKRSLRPELYNRIGQVITFNPLTERELEAIVMKNFNQVKKKLAEDREIGLEMTPAALGYLARESYDPAYGARPVQRTMQQLVLSPLASILLSGEAQAGQTIRIDYDPGVEKVIEGAEGTEPVTVREGEGLTFSVISADS